CACTTATTTTGCACTTCCAATAAATGTAAGATTTATATCACACTTATAAAACTAAAAATcacactatatatattaattgttattatttgtAGAGGTTTTATCGATATAATGAATTATTAAATCAGAAAGGAATTAATAAGAGACAGTTGGAAAATAGTGCAAGAGGCAAGAACGATACACCGCCTTactggaaaatatttcgtcAATGTTTTCCACAGTGCTTCAATACGTTTCTTGTGTTTTTTGTAACTCTTGCTCTGTTTCCTTCTGTTCAATCTGATATAAAAAATTCGGACCCAAACTTTATAGTCCCACCGGAATATTACAGTACTGTAATGTGTTTCCTCACATTTAATATTTGCGCTCTAATTGGAAGTACTATCGCATCGTTAATTCAGTGGGTGAGTAAATGTTTTAGTCAAAAAATTTATCAGATGTATACAAActaaatgtttaattttgatttctctTCATGTAGCCTAGTAAAAAGTATTTGATAATCCCAGTTGTTTTACGTATtttgtacataccgttgtttttatACTGTAACTATCAACCAAACCATACTACAAGAGTATTACCAGTGTACATTAATAACGATTGGGTTTATTTCGTGATTGCCGTGACAATGGCTATAAGTAGCGGCTATTTTTCATCGTTGTCCATGATGTATTGCCCCaggtaaaatttataaatttattaacaatccaATCTTTTTAAAAACTTGTAATTAcatattctaatttcagaacGGTAGATTCACAATATTCTGCAACAGCTGCCATGTTTGGTGCAGCATCGCtaattacaggaatttttaCTGGACTATTATTTTCTATGGTGATGTCTACATTGGTTggatattatatttgaattatcTTAATATACGCactatttaattataaaacattatcacgtttttaaaaatgttcactaaatagaaaaatcaaaaaGATAAAAGCACGacaaaaaataatgaatttGGAATTCATTTACACAAAGTACAATTTGATTTTCACGTTACATTGTTTATAATGACCATAAGATTAAATAATCTTCTCGGTGTATACTcagttgaaattaaaaatgaattttatttaatcatGTGATAATTTcgtcaagtagaaattaaattatgtatatttattaattcataTTTGAATTACACAAATTTGTTGAGTTCTTATATGAGACAGGAAGAATAGGAAGTATccagtttaaaaaagaaatttaaaaattacctgAAAAAATTGAGCTCGAATTGTAAAAAGTAACTTAACATTTCACGATTAAGTATGTAAAATTTGGAACAAAGAATAGAAACTTGTTATTACTTCAAATTCATATTATATCATGATCTTAATGTTAAATCACTACCCAAATGAAATTATTGCTATTAGATTGGACCAATAAGCCTTACTAACCTCGTATTACCAGGTTTTTCACATGCATCAGTTAAATCAAAGCCGCTAAAATAAGCACAtcaaaaatttgtacatttaatGATTGTTACATAGACCAAATTTAAGATAAGACTGTGCTTTGTTAACTTTTTTGCACTAATAATGTAATCAATGCAGAACTGAGCTGTATATAATTTGGttggtaaaaatatttgaacaatggATCATTTTCTTCAGTTTCAAATGCTGGCTAACTGTAAGGAATAACTTAAAACATTTACAATTTTGTGAAAAGACATATGCATTTGAAAAACACATCACAATATTTTTTACTAAAATATATGTAAGTTTTGCACAGATCAAGTGACATTTATCAAAGTATAATACattgttttattataatttatatttgtatcttAATTTTTTAGTAATCAACACGTTGTATTGTctttaaaaatgttatattacAGTGactttatatatttcaatatgttaattttatatcaatttttttatagTGTTTGGAGGTAACATTTACAGTTATTGAACCTTCAGATCATTATTGCTTGTCTTTTTAAGCTACTCATAATATATAAAAGGTACAAATGGTTATGAATGGATCTGATTGTCATCAGTAGTCTTGATAAAAGTCATGACAataatgtttttattttatttactaaatatattattttaaatactttcatATTTATTGACTAATTTTTTGCATTTAAATACTCTCTTATAGTATGTAATACTATGTGCTTACTATGTACTTCTTTTTAACTAACACTGCATTGAAACATGGCTAAGGTGATAATATAAGTGAATAGTAACATGTCAATATAAAATTGCTTGGCATGTTACAAGCTCAATAAAGCCCCACTACAATATTTTCTGTACATTTATGAGATAGATTGGACTTatttatacatgtatgtattgAATCTTTGACTTCAAGATGTGAAACACTGCGCACTTCACATTGAATAATAAGTTTATTTTCcgtaaataatttgtaaatgatgtatactattttattactttgtttgtatatttatatgtagaataaattttcatttgggTAGTACTGAATCAGTCAGAACCAACTCAAATTAGAAACACTTACACTTGATGAATTTTACTATATctctaatataaatattttgtttttgcTACAAAGGAAACAAGGAAGAGTATACATCATTGAGCATGGTCTTTTGTTCAGGTACAATTAGCAGAAACTGTAAATACTGTCTAAGTGCTTCCACATGTTATAACATGTGATAATTACAAATTTGCATTTttattatacagggtgtaccACCAGAACACAACACTTAAttatcttctttattttttatgttatggcaaaatattgcaaatataATTTGAGTAACTTCAAATGTCAAGTATGATGCAAACAAATTTTGTCAAAGTTTTCTTACATCTtgtaacaaatattaatatgtaatacacacacacacacacacacacacacacatttatTCGGTCATCTAGAGGGTGTGATCTCAAGTtgactttgaatttaaaaaaattttatattaaatatcacACTGGTTTTTTTCAAGTTTTTGTTTTTAGCGTTAGTAGAAGGTTCTTTCTAAATGTACACAACTATGTTTATCAAcataatacaaatatatattatcAAGGGATTGCTACTCTAAAGACATtctggataaaatacacattaaTATTAGTTACAAgatataagaaaagaaaatatatgctTTTATGTATAAGAATATCAATGACTTTGCAAactaaaaaacaatttttgttttccaTAGTCACTCTTTGGAACCATTTAAAGTATTTCTAACACATATTAATGATTTCTAAAACATGTTGAATAATGAAGATAATCGGTTGTCCTGTTACTGGTTCAACATACTGTATAAATTCAGTAACTTGTAAGCTATACTGTTTCACTATTAATAATACTGTTTGTCATATATTTCTATCAACTTACACATAATAATAACCAATACTCTTATACATTTCAAATTATACTTAACTAAACTTGTTACCGTAATCGTATATTCACGAACTTAAATTTTGCTGATAAAGAAAAAGACTTAAATTACTCAAATTACCTCAAATATTGTATCCCAAGTTgaccacaaattttattctaaaaCATAGAATCCGAATTCCTAGAAGGACAATCCTCCGCATAAAGCAATTCagacaataaattataaatgaaattctaTGAAACCCATGAATGAAAGATCGTTGAATTTGAAGCTGATAGAGGCATAAAAgggatatttttatattaattcagTCGTGAACATGTTACATCCAAAATTGCTTAATGCATATCATATTATCTAGATTAGTCATTTTTCAGTAAAAtacatatttgaaattattgacTACAAAAAGAAATGCGAGTACATCTATTTCTACATAAAAATGGTATTACAATAAATTATGTACCAAGGTAACAATCAGGTTACATTAATGTTGTTATAAATCTTACCATTATTATGTTGAAATGTTTGGATATACATCATATAAATATAAACCACTGTAAAATACTTACAAAGTTCACAGTTACAAATGCGTTTTAAAACGTAGATCTATGGAATTGTTTTGACCGTTCAATATATTGTAGAGATGatgttaaataaatgaataaggaCCAGTCTgatttcatatttaataaccaactatattataataatttgcacATCATTTCATATTGAAAAACTAGAACGTGTTCCATAACACACATATAATCTATTCATACCGCTTCTTACTTTATTCTAGTAGGTGATCATAaatcaaatttacaaaaaaaatactTCCTTAAAAATAGATGTCATTCCCTTTGTTAATATTAGTATACAGTATTAAACAGTACATATATTTAGAGttagaataaaagaaatatgcACTGTATATAGTACAAGTTGTGTTTGAATCAGTTCATTTTACATAACAtaaactttttctatttttttgtaTGGAAACACTTCTTTGGTTTTTGGACAAATCACAGTACCATTATTTTCTTGAGACATCTTTTCCAACGCCtacaataaaatgtaataaattaatttagaaaagtataattaaataatgttGTATTTTATGAAAACTGAACGCTCTGATTTACTTGCTCTCCGTATACATATCCATTTGGCATCATCATTGGTTGGTTATACTCATTTAATGGTTTGCCACTAATACTGCAAACAAGCCTGGACTGTGAACAATGAGCAAAAGGCAATGGAGCAGCCAGTTCATTAAGTGCTTCATTACAGACTGGACAATTTGGGTTTCTGCCTTCTTTATTTGCACTATAACACTGAGGTGTTTTTAATGCTGATAAACCTGCTTGTAGAGCAACTGTAAAGACACTCTGACTTGCCAATTGGAAAAGTCTATAATTTTCATGTCTGAACTGCTCTATTAATCTATCCCATCTATaaagaatataatattattgtaagTTTACTATAAATGTAATActtaaataatacatttgtaTATTGTATTTAGATCATAATCACTTAAAATTATTACTACaaagaaaaaatttacattaaagtaattgaataaaaaatacacataccttttctCATCTAATAAATCTTTATATGGACTGAGAGATGTATTAGCTGGAAATGCTAATTGTCCCATGCAACATTGAATTTCTTGCAACTGATAATCATCATAATTAGCAAAACATTTTCGAGCATGTTTGACAGCATCAAGTCTTCTATCTGCTCTCACTAATTCTATAAACTCCTGCACTCGTAAATTAAATTCCATAGTACTTCCTAATTTTCTTAACTTAGATCGATTGTCATGGCACCACCCAACGCATCTTGCTGTCTCATGATTTGCTAAAGACTTTTCGACCTCTCTAGATACCATAAAAACATCTAAAAATATGCAAGAAGAAacagaattatatatatatactataaacTTTTAAACCATATTTATAATTAACATACCTATGTTTGTTAGGTCTCTAAGTTCACTACTGTCTGCCAACTTAGTTGCAGTTTTATAATAACctttacgaagaaaatattctaccAACATTCTATCAAGTCTCTGTCGCCGCCATTGATTTACAACGCTTGGCGCAGTATTAGCATGTTCCTTTAAATGATCTAATCGTCTTTTACAGACCATTCCTGCTTGTAATTCTTCTGCTATAGATTCTTCTGCTTTTCTCTTCAGAACCTGAAGTCTAGCTACAACTCCACCCAGTAGTCTGCTTATTTCACCAGCAGGAACACCTGCTCCATCACCCTTTAACAATTCATTAGCTGCTGCTTGTACATGTGAGACTTCCCTATCTAAGGTTTTTTGAGCcgaacgaaattttttattgaGGAGTTCATAAGGAACCTAAAAATATTGTGTTCATTTATTTCCTttcgtttatttaaattacaatacaATTTTGGTACATTTCaaagtaataaaaagaaaaataataaaattaacataACTATCataagtattataaataataacacgTTGTCAAAAACCataaataattctaaatattCGGCCATAAAAAAATTTAAGACATGATTTAAGAGGTATTAAGTACCTTTAATGTTGGGTGCTCCAAACTTTTAACGTCTGACATATTGGTTATGTTCAAACTACGTGTAAAGTTGTATTTAAAAGTCCGAGGAGAATTTCGTTTATTATATCGTAACTAATGTACTTTGCAATTACGTATCATAGTCATCCATCTCCATTCATCTAAATATCGCATACAAGTGTACAACGATAGTGGACCGAACGATTTTGACACACAACTGTTTTGAAGAATCACAAAATCTCTTATGTTCTTTTAACAAAGTTAATCAGCAGTTTGTTTACGCATGATGAAAACGTTAGTGTTATAATGTAAATCTAGATGGCTCcattaacgaaagaaataagGGATGATCCTCAAATTGGATCATGTGATTTAACTATTTGTTACCAACTAAAGAATTGATTATAGGTGTAATAAAGTGACATTTGTTTCATATCAattcataatatttttaaaataaaaaggcaCGTAATGTTAATGTTAGTAAAGTATctatctgttttcttttttattaacaaCTTCACTTTACATTACCTGTTCCATCTCATTCTACCAATGGTTTTTGCTGCTTTTGATTGGTCTCTGTAATGGATTAATTTTTAGCTTCAACCAATCGCGGAATTTGGATATGTAATTCGAGTGCAACGCAGCAACTTAGTAGAAAACGTTAATAACGTCTGTGAAGTCGAATGTTTTGGAAACGTGATATGCACATTTCTCTTGTAAACATCAATGAAATTTTATAGAAGGGTGAGTTCCCGGACAACTTCTCACTGTAATCTTTGGTTTCGTTTAAAGTATACAAAATCGTGAGAAATCACACGTGCGGAATCACcctgataaaaaaaaaggtttCATTTCAATAATTAGTTAATGTCTACATATTATTTCTGTACTTCTTGATTTTAAAAACTAATTAAATGCATGATTATAACGTATTCTTCCCagtataaaaatacataaatttgtTGCAAACATTAAGCATTTCAAATATGTGACATTAGGGTTGAAGGAACTATTAATTTTGTAAGGAAATTCATtgcgtttaaaaattataaagtaaatcttttaatttatcgttaaaaatgataggtagaaaaatattgtagaaaCAGACAGATACTTCcgcataatattttttaaaaatcttacAAGAATTTAGCCGATATTTAACCGTTCGGCTATATCGAATCGGAGAGAATCGGTTATCTTCGGCCACGTTCGGCCGGTGACGGAGAATATCGGTGGCGCGCGCGAGTCACTCGGATGGCCGGGGGCCGCCATTTTCCTCCAGCGAGGGAGACAGTCGCGAGCGTAGTTCCGCGCATTGTCGACCAattttttcgtcgaatcgaggGATTTTCGCGAATAACTGGGGCGTCGGGCGGGCGCGCGTGACCCCAGTGCCCGTATCCGAGTGAGTATCGTTCCACGGGAGACTCAAAGTCACCCGTGGACGCCGGGAGAGCCAGCCGTGTGAATTGGAATACAGAGTCGAGGCGCCGCGCGTATACTCCCGTAAGAGATACATCGTAAGAACGCCGTGTGAGAGAGTGAATACAGTTTGGTGATCGCAGTGTAGCCGGTGAAAATACACGAGTACTCAGGAGTACTGTGGGCCGAGGAATATAAGGAGAATCGCCTCCGACAGGTTAGTGAGTGGCCCTTCCCGTGGCTCCAGTTTTTCTCACGTAGATGATCGCGCCGCCGAGAGCTCAGTGTACGCCGTGTGCGTCGTTCGCGCGGCCCCTGGTGTGCACGGTGCATGCGTGCACACACGCACTGGAGAAAATTCCGCGGGTTCGTGCGTGTGTATTTGTATGCGTTTCTATCTTCCATCCGTGTGCGTACCAGCGTTTGGTGTGTACGTAGTTCTTCGTTTAACCGTTCCATGCCTttatgtgtgcgtgtgtatgaCACTCAGTGTGCGAGTATGCTAACTAGTGTGATATGGCGGGAGACGCCGCGCCAGCACCGAGCCACGCGCCTTTCTTTTTATTCGGCCCttcgctctctcgctcactcgccACTGGCCCGATTATCGTATCCTCTCTTACCCCTAACCGCTTTCCAAGCGTACGGTGGGTTTCCCCTCAGAAACTTCCACTGAATTTTGGTCTATGCTTCACGGAACTTCGATCTTTGCCGAGCGCTTAAGTGCTCTCCTTTCCAGTGAACTGTGAAATCGTATCTTGACGTTGACCTTCGGCAACGTCTTCGGCCTTTCCGATGAAAATGGTCGTATGCACGCGCTCTTCGCATTTCTCTCGAAGTGTTTTGTTTGTGTGGATCAACGCTTGTAAGAGTCCTCGGTATAATTTGCAAGTTCATTACAATATGTTAATGTTAAAGGAGTATTACGATGAGCAATTAGATAGTTTATCTATTTCATTACGCACAGAGACTATAATAGCTTCTGTTTGTTTGAAACTATCTTTGTTAAGTAAATTAGCATCTAACAAAACCTCCAGTTTCGTTCACGTTTCATTAGTAAGTGCACGTGCGAGCGTGGAACGAATTATTCGACATATTATCGCTCGAGTATGAAAATTGTTATGAAATATTGTTAGATGGCAGCACTTAATGCTGTGTTTTGCATTTTTGTTATTTACatagaaagaattttttatagaattttcaATTACTCCCCGATGTATACGCTCGAGCGCATCTCAACGTTGAATCGAGTTCGCGTGACTCCCTCTTACAGTTTAATAAATCATGTTACTGAAAATATTTGATTTGCCGTTCGAGGGGCACGCCGGTGGAGCAAAGTGCCACTGGTACAGTATAGTCTCTgatataaatcatttattctGCTAAGTGTACATGTCATGCGGCTGACCGCCATTTGGGTAGACGTTTCTAGAATATCATTTATTTGTATCTGGTTCTTCTTCTCTCGGTGACCTATCTTTTTCCACATTTACTTTTCCACAATACACTGACTGACGTACGGTCCTTTTCGCGTTAGATATCCCCGCAATCACTGGGCAATTTTCTTAAGCGGCAACATAATTTAGGGACGCGTTTGCACACGTCATCGCAAGTTATCACACCACGTTCGTGTTACAAATTAGCATCATCCGTGAGTTTAGACGAACTTTTTTGCGAAAATAATTATCGTTCGTGCTTATGGGTAACAGCAAACGTGCACTGGGTTCTCAACTTTTTCGTCCTTCCAGGTGTTCCTGTAATGTTGAGTGAATCTTTTGTACGTCTTCATATAGCCCGCGTCATTTAATTCGATATAacgcgtgtttcttttttctggtGTTGCTAGTGCCTCCTCTTAAGGACGTGTGAtctcttattattttaaaaaacttctttcaattattgaaatatgtGATATATTTGATTGAAATAGCTTTTTGCATGTttgcatttt
The Ptiloglossa arizonensis isolate GNS036 chromosome 3, iyPtiAriz1_principal, whole genome shotgun sequence genome window above contains:
- the LOC143144048 gene encoding equilibrative nucleoside transporter 1-like isoform X2 encodes the protein MDQADLELNPPRDRLNIVFFIMVLHGIGSLMPWNMFITAKNYFVNYKLSKDYTGINTNYATNFLTWLGFAAQIPNLLFNWLNVFIQFGGNLTTRIVWGIFVQVLIFVCTVILAMTDTSAWPGVFFWITMVSVVVLNTANGIYQNSVYGMVAKLPAKYTGAVILGANVSGTFSALINFLAQYMAPNARTAAIYYFITALFVLLASFDTYFALPINRFYRYNELLNQKGINKRQLENSARGKNDTPPYWKIFRQCFPQCFNTFLVFFVTLALFPSVQSDIKNSDPNFIVPPEYYSTVMCFLTFNICALIGSTIASLIQWPSKKYLIIPVVLRILYIPLFLYCNYQPNHTTRVLPVYINNDWVYFVIAVTMAISSGYFSSLSMMYCPRTVDSQYSATAAMFGAASLITGIFTGLLFSMVMSTLVGYYI
- the Kaz gene encoding E3 ubiquitin-protein transferase Katazuke isoform X2, producing the protein MSDVKSLEHPTLKGDGAGVPAGEISRLLGGVVARLQVLKRKAEESIAEELQAGMVCKRRLDHLKEHANTAPSVVNQWRRQRLDRMLVEYFLRKGYYKTATKLADSSELRDLTNIDVFMVSREVEKSLANHETARCVGWCHDNRSKLRKLGSTMEFNLRVQEFIELVRADRRLDAVKHARKCFANYDDYQLQEIQCCMGQLAFPANTSLSPYKDLLDEKRWDRLIEQFRHENYRLFQLASQSVFTVALQAGLSALKTPQCYSANKEGRNPNCPVCNEALNELAAPLPFAHCSQSRLVCSISGKPLNEYNQPMMMPNGYVYGEQALEKMSQENNGTVICPKTKEVFPYKKIEKVYVM
- the Kaz gene encoding E3 ubiquitin-protein transferase Katazuke isoform X1, giving the protein MSDVKSLEHPTLKVPYELLNKKFRSAQKTLDREVSHVQAAANELLKGDGAGVPAGEISRLLGGVVARLQVLKRKAEESIAEELQAGMVCKRRLDHLKEHANTAPSVVNQWRRQRLDRMLVEYFLRKGYYKTATKLADSSELRDLTNIDVFMVSREVEKSLANHETARCVGWCHDNRSKLRKLGSTMEFNLRVQEFIELVRADRRLDAVKHARKCFANYDDYQLQEIQCCMGQLAFPANTSLSPYKDLLDEKRWDRLIEQFRHENYRLFQLASQSVFTVALQAGLSALKTPQCYSANKEGRNPNCPVCNEALNELAAPLPFAHCSQSRLVCSISGKPLNEYNQPMMMPNGYVYGEQALEKMSQENNGTVICPKTKEVFPYKKIEKVYVM